Within the Trichoderma breve strain T069 chromosome 3, whole genome shotgun sequence genome, the region AGTTGTATCAAaagcttgtttttttctgccgAGGCAACTTTCCAGAGCTGTTTCTGATGTTTGCTGTGTTGGTCATATTACTTCGTAtgctttgttttgttttcctACGTATGTGTATACACGTGAAGGGTTGTTGGGATGATGTGAGCCATGTGATGCCTGTTACTGTTACTGGTGGGAGCACTAAAAGCTTCGCGAATCTCGATGGCAGTATCTTGACcaaattcattcattcagcCGGCTACGGTAAAACAAAAATAGAGAACGTGGACGGTTTTGAAAGGAGTGTTGCAACGCTATGACAGCATTCTACGTATGTGGTGACGGAGAGCTGTTTGATaaaggtggtggtggtggtggtgcaagcaagcatctACACTATGTATGTGGCTCGCGGCGAATCACAGGCTGCCGTTATGGAACAATAGGACGCAAGAAACGCCCGTCACCGTTTTCTCACAGgtgcacacacacacgcacacaagACATAGAACACAGACACAaggcagaaaaagaaaagggacgGCTTGCAACCTCCGACGAAAGTGGCGTTTTGATATTGGGGTCCGTTTTGTGCAAGCGgccgtttttttttttggtagCCACGGCGGAAAGATTTGGTGGGAATAATTTCTGGGAACTAGAGATTGGAGAAGGGGGGGGGAACTTTTCTAGTGCATGTCAGGCGCCAGAGTTTTTGTGTTTCTTtctgcgcttcttcttgttaTTTTGGTATTCTACAAATTGATAGATGAACAGTACACATTTACGTTTTCGTTCTGCAATTGGTGTTGTCGTCAAGGTGCGCCAACTGCCGGCTGCATGGGCCGGAAGAATGCTGGTACCGTATGACGAAGGAAACGCACATCGGCCGTCCAATTACATGAGTAGCCCGCCGAAGAATGCCCTTTGCAGTTATTCGCACCATTccaaaagaataaaaagaaagcaCAATACAGTACAGTGCAGCAACACAACTCGCCAACCAGCGAAAACAACTGGGGGAGCAAGCAGCACTTTTGGCTCATACTGTACGGTGTACTTGTGTAGTGCACAGGCCAAGTACACAGtgctttttatttttcttccaCTTCTCTTTCGTGACGAACGAACAAGACAGGGGTCTGGGGGGGCGTGCATCTAAAACAAGCTTTGCCCGCGCTGGGCTTTTTCCTTCCCGTCGAGTATGTTCGAAAAGGGGGCTGTTTTGGGGGATGCTTCTCCCCCGGCCGCAGTGACGTCGGGGGCTATTTTTTTTGTGCCATGTGGGAGGTTGAAGATATGTATCAtggtaaagaaaaaaaaaggttccTTGCCCCTTGGCTTGCTGGATTCCCTGTTGGCACTGACTGGAGCCCCCCTCGCAGGATGCTGCTGGATACTGCTAATAGAACTTACCACTTACACCACAATAATACGGAGTATGCTAGCAGTAGTATATTTCTGCCTAGAATATTATTATACCAGTGGGGTTCTCACCGGGTTACCGCACCGGGACTGGGCTGGTATCAGCCAAGAACAACCAGCTCGTTAAGGACAGATACCAATCTCATCCAATGCTTGAACCATGAATAAGacccagaaaaaaaacaatcaAGCATTAAACGGTACTGTGGGCCGAAAaagcttctttctttcttatGCCGCTGACAAGGAGACGAcgggaggagaaaaaaaaaacagcggcgggaaaaaaaaaagctgtTACCTTCCTGTCCTGGTATTTGACATGCCCGCACGATGTAAGGATCGATGTAGATTAATACCTGTCAAGGGAGGTACTCGCAATAGCACGTATCGATACGAGAATTAAGGGATCAAATtcttactcttcttttttttacgCTTTTCAACTATactcctcttcagcttctctgTTTAGGGCAGTTGCGTGTGCTGGCGAAAGGGGGTGAGGAAGAGTGGGCAATCCCAAGAAAAGAACCGGGGGGCGCGAATCAGGGGAAAGCGGACTTCAGGGGAgcgaaaaataaaaaagcatTGCGTTTTTTTAGCCAAGATGCATCGGATCGTATCGGATCGCCCGCCTTGTCATCTGGGTTTAATGCggttccctttttttgctgctttgtTTGTCGTTGGCGGCCTGTTTGCGGTTAGTATTTGGAGATTGGGAAGAGCTTGGTTTTTTTGGCTGATTCATGCCGAACGTAAGGGCTTTTGGTGGGACTTGATATTTTTTTGATTGATAGGTGGGATTAGTGCCGTGTTAGTTGGGTATTTGTTTTTGATTGAAGTCGCCTCTGGTGCTGTAATTCTCCGTCCGCTATGGAGTATCAAGTCCATACTAGAGGTACTAATAGCTACAGGTACATTCCCAAGACAGTTTGCACAGACCTCAGCTGTACCTTGTCCTCAACAGTGAAATGTATCTGGGTATAATTTCaaaacaagagcaaaaacCTGATTTCAGCCACTCAATTACATATGCATCCCtctccaaaaaagaaacaaggacAAGCAATTCCCCAAACGCAGAAGGCGCGCGCCGTGGAGGAGGCTTTCCCTGCCGTCGAAGCACTAGTCCTAGTCTAGAGCTAGCGTTCTTTATCGATGGACCTGGGTGACGTCAGTGGATGCGGCACAAGGGTCCCCTCGCATGGCGCTAGGGGCCCCACATAGTATGGATCTCGAAACGTCATTCTGTAGCGCCGTCATTGGGCAGCGGCTTCATTGCAGGATTGTGCTTGCGTCTGCTTGTGTGCGGGTCTCGGGAATACGACTGTGTACGAGCTACACGCGCGAATGGTGAGTGGTGACTGTACGAGGATGCGAGTGCCGAGGCGAGGGAGAGACATAGGTGGAGGTTCTTTTGGTAGGTAGAGAGAGATTCCTGTAGTGATACAAGCTGAATTGGAAGCTTCTCTTAGCTTTATCTAAGTAGCAGTACTTGTAAATTAACAGCACCTCCTTTCTCGAGGTCCATTGAGATAATGTAGAtctgccttttttcttcccgtctctcccctctctcctGGATAttaaacaaaaaaaaatcccgTAGCATTTTGATTGATTTTGATATTAAATCACTGATATGTGACAGCCACGCACTGTGACGCAGATTCCCGAGCCACAAGTACCTGCGGAGCTGCACACAGTGCGACCCTGGGCTGCAGGCAAAAGGCATGGACAAGTAGGTACCAAATGTATCAGACTGTGATCCACTGAAGCTCTAGGCTGGCATGCGCTGTATTTCCCCGGGGCCACAACGCTTGTTTTGGGGGCCATGATGCTAATGGACTGCACTGTATTCCTCCGTCCGTCAACAGCGCTTGGAGATGGGTGCATCTGCGTCTATCTAGTCATACTGGCGTTGGGAACTTCCAAGTTCTACTGCAACTTACTAGACAAGTTCATGTTAGTCCAGCAAATTGGCGGAGCCTCCATTCTGTCAAACCGTTTCCCCTTGGCTTCATTTAAAGAGTGCCACTGACGTTTCGTAtcttgaaaagaaaaaacgccgcaaacaaaaaagaacaatAAAGTGGACGGGAGCCACCCACGCTGTGGCTTTTTCCTCTCCCGCGCACTGATGAGTACCTGATGATTGCGTGGCGCCGTTTTCGAAGGCTTCCAAAAGAACcagttttttcttccatgAATTCATTTTAAACGATTCAGGGTTCTAACTTTTGCTATGTCGACGGAGGGACGTGAGCTTACAAGACAACATAACGGGCGGAACTTCCTTGGTGGGAGATGCCCACCAGCGCAGCCACCGTCATCATTTTTGCCGTTTCAGAGGGAGCGGCTTGGAATAGAGTAAGACGGTTGATGCACACTGTATCAGGCCGtgtttactttttttttttctttactcTTTCTCAGTGCTGCAAATCTTCAATTGTTTTGGTTGAGACTTGGGCAACGTGTGCTTTGTGGCAGAAACACAGTCTTTGATGCAGATAGGTTGACATGACAAGACCCCCTGGCTGCTAAAAATAGGGAGTGCAGGGAGCAGATGTCAAATGAATTTCAtatcaaaaaaagaagagtgaCGCCGATATCATTCAATTGTCTCTATATATTCCTATCCTTGGCGGTATACGCAACCGTTGTGTGCATCATATACGTGATATTCCAGGTTAAGACCATGCGGACGGCAATAGTATCAACCATGTAACATCGAATAACCGACAAACACACATGAGCCTCGGCTTGAAACACCAAGAGAAGTATTATACATGGATTCACAGCACACGCACACAAAACACTTGCTCAGTTGGTGCTAGCTACTCTAAAAATAATCTGTAACAAGCCAAGCCAGGGCCgcgtcttctcttttattttctcacCAGTCCTTCCGCACCTAAGCCACATCATCCAGCAACGCCAGTGTTTGCATATCGCCATTATCTTTGGCTCATTCCACATCATTACTTGCTAGCAGGgtcttctccatctcaaaatctcttcttcatgattttttttctatttttggTAGGTGTCTATATGCAAGTAGCATGTCTGCATCACAGCCATATTTCAGCGTCTCCATCGCCCACGTATCAGAAAAGTGGACATTTGCCTCCCGCCATAAGATACAGGGTAATAATATAACAACCATGGATAATATACACATCCCCATCCACAAACTTATACACATCGACACAGTATTTCTTGTATAACCCAACTTCCGTCCCTTTTGCCGAACATCCAAACAGATTCAGCACTCTCCTTGCTGTATTCAACTCGTTATCCTCTGTGTGGATATGGATACTGTGTATTAATCAATCTCGGACTGCGCGTCCCCCCCCCATTAATCCCTGCTCCGCTTCGAGTTTCCAAAACTGCTTCGCCCCCCTCGGTAGGTCCGGggcaggaaaaaaaaacagagagcTTAATGGGATTATACGCCAAGTGTAGCTAAGCTGCCGCTGTCTAATTAACATGGCGGAGATATTCGCACAGACGGCCGATGTTGGCTTATATTACGAACAAACTGCTAGATCTTACCAGGGACCCTTTGGACCCCTGGCCTCCAGCGGTGACAAGACCCGCCAGCATAAGCTTTTTGGAATTGGAGTAATATGCCATGGGAGGGGACTAATATCATCGAAAAGCACTATAATAGCTTCATCTGGGGTACTAAATTTCCCTTGCTAGCAACTTTTTCGATATTATATTACCATGGCCTCTAAAGTAGTCTATTTTGTTTCTATACTTGGAGCTTGCAGATTGGCAGATTGGGGAGAGTGTGTGTCTATATTAATTGTTTCAGGTTGAGATTGCCTGATAGAACTACGACTACGGAACCCACATCAAACATGTCAAATGACTTGGCGACTGGGCTCGAAATGGTAGGAGCAGCGCAATATGGAGCAAGTACGACTTCTCGTATCTCGTACTTTGGCGTGACAAAGAGCCTCACGCAAcgtagcagcagctctaGCGAAGACCGGACACTTAGGACAAGTCATTCATTTCATCCACTCATCtcggcttttttttctttgaaTCGTTCTAGCGCTTCATGTCATTTCACGATTGGACGCAGCCGCATTCGTATGCTCAGCAGTCCCAAGTTTGCTATCCCACATCCCGCGTCTCGATTCAAGAGCTCATAGTAGTAATAACAAATGCTAAAGGAACATAGCGAAAATAGCAGAAAATAGTGATAATATTAGATATGACGGAACTTGGTGGCTATTACTCAAGTAAGTGCTTGTACTCCTACACAGCAGAGCACAAATGATCATGTTGATGTGGCTTAATGATATGCTTATAGACACCGTTCTGTATTATAAAATAAGCAATCTTCGAAACCATTGTAGGCAATCGCCAATTAAAATATGTAAACAGAGTAAAGGTCTATACAAGAGGATAGGGCTGTTCAGAAACTATTTCATAATGAAGCTTCTTGAGACAAAGCAATAACTTTACGGCAACCTCCAAATAGACATCTCCAGACAAAATGACAATGTTGGTAGAAcatctcgccgtcttcaccaAACAATCAATAAAAACACATCACTCGATAGACCCAGTGATATAATCACGTTGACGACATTCACCTCATCAAGCCCATATCTACTCGCAAATTTCAAAGCCATCTTCAAACATTCAAACATTCAAGCATTCATCCTCAACACCTCTCGCGAGACGCAttactatttaataattcTATCATTGCCAACCAGATTCTCCTTCTCTCAGATTAGGCTGCTCCTATGCTATCCCCATATGCCCCAATCCCAGCGGTACCAAAGGCATATCTACCTGCCAGCGAGAGGGAACACTTCCACTTTTCTGATTCCACGCCACCAACAGCCTGCTTCCTCTAATCCCccccaaaaccaaaaccTGCTCCTATCTGCAGCCAattccaaaaaagaaacgagaaaaaaaccaCGATATAGAAGGGCAACAGTCTTTGTGCCGGAGACTGTTTGAAATATATGATACATTTTGAACGAGACCGTAAAAGACGgccaaaagagagaaaaaaagagcattgGAACTGGGTATCAAGGTCCAAACCCAGAGGCGTCTAtgtgggaagaaaaagaataaaagagaTAGGTTAGCGTAGTAACCAGTAGTCATAACCTCGtaatggagagagagaaaggtctttgaaagaaaagcaagatATTAAAGGAGCCCTCGCGCTCAAGGTAACGGTATCGTTGAGTCACTCTCCTGTAGCTTTTCGACCTTCTCCCCttccttttgtttttatgTTTTTGCAAATCTTTTGAGAATGTTCCAAACTCCTATCCAAACGCCGGACGCTGAATCGGATATGTATGCTGAAAAATTATTATCACGCTGTAGAGCTGTAGCCTCATACGTGCGGTGCTTCCCCAGGCCGGGTTctctcaagctgctcaagtaGTTCACGCGGCGGTATCCGTTGAATGCCGCTTCCACGATCATACATGGACGTTGGTGCTGGAGTATATCCTTCGCGCTTCTTGCGTATCCGATCTAGTACGATTCCTGAAACGACGAGGATGACTATGAGAGCCAGCGAGATGGCGAGGCCGATGAGGACAACGAAGACAAGAGGCAAGTGGTGACCTGTTGAAGAGAGCGTTagtaagaaaagagaaactATAATGGGTAAGAGAGAAAAGTGAAACATACCGCTTGACGTAAAGAAGTTGTCCTTTTGCGAGAATACTCTGGCAATGCTTCCGGCCCCAGTGTCCGTGCTGGTAAGAGCATAGGGCAGGTAGTCAGTGCCGTTGTAGATAACAGCCGAGGCCATTCCGACGTTGGGGAAAGGGATGGAGCCCGTGAGCATCAATACCTCCCGGTCATCGAAAAGGTTTGACTTGGCGTGGGACTGAGTCACTGTGAAAACCTGCAAGCTCTGGACAACGCTGCCCTCGGGCGGTAGCAGCTGAGGGATCTGCCACTGTTTGCCGTCATACTTCATAATGAAGGTAGATCCGTTGGGTGAGTTACCGGAGATCCAGATCTGACTGTTGTCATTCGAGCCGGCCgtgatggcgttgacgggGCCGGGGATCTGACTGGCGCCGGCAAAGTCCGTCCAAACCTGCTTGTTGGCATCGTACAGGGCAAGGAATCCTGTGCTGGTTCCGTTGGTACGCaaatcaccaccagcaatgAGTTGAGATTTGCTGTACCACATGAAGCTACTGACTCGTCCAGCCAGGGTGCTGCCTGGTCTTGACCATTGAGCAGTGTCGGCATCATATGTGCAAACACCGGGGCAGTCCAGAGCACCGGCCTTCTCGAACGAGCCGCCTGCGTAAATCTCTGAAGTGTCGGGCCGAACAGTGACGACGGACAGCGTCTGATTGCCGCCGAGGAGCGACGCAGGTTGCTGGCTGGAGAATGATTTGGAAGCAACGTCGTAGGCGATCAACCCGCTGACGCTGCTGCCGTCAACATTGCCGGTGACATTTCCACCTGCAAAGAGGACGCTTCCGTGAAAAGCGACGCTGGTGAAGAcggatgatgaggatatgCCAGACTTGAGTCCGCTGacgctgttgttgttggcaCCATCGATGAACACCAAATTATTAATGGTAGAGCCATCGGAAGCTCGAGCAGAGAAGTGACCTGCGAGGACTGTGATGTTgctattgctgctgtttcCGGTGTAAAAGGCTCCCGTGAGAACACCGGACGTGGGCTGTTCAGAGAGATCTCGTCGCCTGTTGCCAGTTGATTGACTACcgggctggagatggaccGGGAATTGACCCAATCCCTGGTCGCCCAGCATCACGGCACCATTGGCCTCCAATTGTGAAGATTCGATGGAGCCTGCGAAGAGGGAATTGCCAGTAGTGAGGTTCAGTTGAGAGGCTGTGAGCATGCCACCAAAGTCAGGAGTCGGACCATCTAGATTCTGCAACCAGTTGTCTCTTGATAAGATCCAAACCGCGAAGCCGCTGACAGGAAGTGCTTGAGAGCCGCTAAAGGCCTCACACTCGGTGAAGGAACCTGTCAGGGCAATGGCATCCTCAGTCACGGCGCTAATATTGACCTGGAATGCCACAACCTGCTCAACCCTGCCATTGACGCCTGCACCCAATGGGCTCCAGTCCTGGCTCTTGGTGTCATAAACCGCCACATGATTCAATCCGCTTTTGCCGTTGGATCGCAGGTTTGTAAAGTCTCCGCCTACGAATAGCTTCGTGTCTTGGAGATACATGTCCAGGACTTGACCGTTGAGACCCCCGTTGAGAGACATAATCTTACCGCTGGTGTCGATGGCGACGAAATTCTGGTGCGCATCCGAGGTAAAGTTGCCGCCGATATAAGTGACATCTCCAGAGGTTGCAAGAGAGTTGACGCCCGTATTATGATCGAAGCTTGCACCAAGCTGGTTGACTGCCGAATCGTCAAGGCTAGATGTGTCAATCTTTACTTGACTTGGG harbors:
- a CDS encoding cortical protein marker for cell polarity domain-containing protein encodes the protein MRLSSQRRRAARRPHPLRSSIASLAIIAPSLSHAFNITAAPSANLDFSQLGSVGIAGDFNGISLYQFQEQIAQPLSTNGSEYLLTQLPNGALAPIAATDASILAMCSVTLKDGAEGVLLGGNFTSMDGIKSTALALYNANTTTFTPLEGLEGEVNALLCDDAKGIVYVDGNFTNLPFAGFNAPVSSITKAANGHIIFGGSFTGLGNVTAPNKADGQAINLSTANISANGSASTKGFDDPKNVVCSDGLGGSGKTWLAQDEAPGSWQATFDFGFEPTKLRLWNTHQDGRGTKTFRFVALPLNGIMNFTYIDPATGKNSSCTSECPLSHDPKVQFQDFHFVNRIGMNSFQIDISDWYGKGAGLNSVQLFEDNMFSYAINTFNEPACNITFPSSSSATGPWKQSPSLQSDSKYLTAQLTGPISSKSASVVFVPNIIESGNYSINMYTPGCVPDGSCQTRGRVNITGIMSSGTIQSNFTTSIYQTNNFDKYDQIYFGYIERTSDTFKPKVTLTPLDGQDLNEMTFVAQKVGFTLLNSTGNLNGLFDFDPSQVKIDTSSLDDSAVNQLGASFDHNTGVNSLATSGDVTYIGGNFTSDAHQNFVAIDTSDTKLFVGGDFTNLRSNGKSGLNHVAVYDTKSQDWSPLGAGVNGRVEQVVAFQVNISAVTEDAIALTGSFTECEAFSGSQALPVSGFAVWILSRDNWLQNLDGPTPDFGGMLTASQLNLTTGNSLFAGSIESSQLEANGAVMLGDQGLGQFPVHLQPGSQSTGNRRRDLSEQPTSGVLTGAFYTGNSSNSNITVLAGHFSARASDGSTINNLVFIDGANNNSVSGLKSGISSSSVFTSVAFHGSVLFAGGNVTGNVDGSSVSGLIAYDVASKSFSSQQPASLLGGNQTLSVVTVRPDTSEIYAGGSFEKAGALDCPGVCTYDADTAQWSRPGSTLAGRVSSFMWYSKSQLIAGGDLRTNGTSTGFLALYDANKQVWTDFAGASQIPGPVNAITAGSNDNSQIWISGNSPNGSTFIMKYDGKQWQIPQLLPPEGSVVQSLQVFTVTQSHAKSNLFDDREVLMLTGSIPFPNVGMASAVIYNGTDYLPYALTSTDTGAGSIARVFSQKDNFFTSSGHHLPLVFVVLIGLAISLALIVILVVSGIVLDRIRKKREGYTPAPTSMYDRGSGIQRIPPRELLEQLERTRPGEAPHV